One Bemisia tabaci chromosome 4, PGI_BMITA_v3 genomic window, CTTGATCtagtgaaaaatgtttaatatcCTAGTCTAGATATCATTGGCTAAGGGATGATACCACCTATCTGCAAACTAACGATTTACAGTATGAAGAAGAAACTTctccatttttgtaattttcaggttagatttgcgattttttttgtaCAATAGAGCGTCTATAAAACTAAAACGTCAGCTTGCGTCTTTCATACAGTAGAATGCAGCAAAGTTGCTGTcacattttcaccaaaattgtcagttaggtggTGTTATTCCTTAACCCTCGATATTGCATCTGCTGTTACATGAGAAAACACTAACAACTAAATTTCTCTATACAAATTGTGCATGAATGAACAGTTACATGCAACAGAAAATGATCCATCAATAAGCCTAGAAAAAGCTAGATAAAATACCTACTGCCATCCGAGGGAAAAAGGTCATACCTTTATAGTATActatctaattttttctctgataaaatgttgACTGCCAAAACTGTGGTGGACAttgatttattaaattttcagaatgacGTTCAGACGGCAAAATATAGGCATGATATGAAGAATTTTTCTACCTTGGAAAGGCCTATAATGGTGTTTAGAAGAAAACATTTTAGGTTTCAGATGGAGcaaatttaccaattttcatgcGCTAGTTTTCAGTGTTATtcacacatatttttttcccctatTCAAAATCATCCATTCGATTTTGATATAATAAGCAGGATCATAAGGCATAATAACTATATATTCATTAAGTCTGTTCAAACAATGACATTTACTGCGGTTATGGAATAGCACCATGTGACCAATAAAGGAGTTTCATAGAAACACAGAAAgatatctaatttgaaaaatctaattttattttttattcctcaCGCTTGCATTGTATTAACTCATATCTACTAAACATTTTACCAATGAAAGTTTTcatttccctttttcttttttttttagaaaaaagaactaaaaattCGAATGCAAACATAATAAATGTGAGTGTCAAGAAGCGGTAGAGCCCCCCATCCCCTACTCCTGAAATCCAAACTTGAAGCAAAAACTTTTCATGGGAAATGTTTTGTTGTTGTTGCCACAACATTGGTTCATGCTTGAAAATGTTACGTCACTGATCACAAGTTTCATTTACATGGACCTAAAAATATAATCGATATTCTGAAATTAGACCATTTCCAGCATCTACATTCAAAAAACTCTTACAGTCCCTCTAAACTTTTACCAGGAAACATTTATACCTAAGAAGGACGAAATTTCATACCTCAGCTCTGAGAGcagccaaaaattaaattttaccgaAACTTGACCGTGAAATGGGCGATTGTgagttcttcaaatttttaagtagCGTTCAAGAGGTTTTAATTAAAAAGGAAGTTTTATTGTGCTGTAAGAGGAAAGCAACAAAATATAagcattttttttgtgtgtgaaaTTTCCCTGCAAAACCATTCTAACTCGCTTTATACTATATTACTGTCCTACCTTCGTACAGGAGAAAAGAACAGTACAGCAACTGATAAGACTTTAGAGCACAACATACATGATGAAGGAATATGAGATTTGAATGCGTTGATGTTGCGATGCTTTCAAAGACTCTCAGTTCTACTCATAGAATCATGGTGGCCGATGTAAGTTCGGTTAAAAAAGACGGAATAAACTAAATTTTTTCACAGTCCAACTATGACATAGTGTCAACCATATTTTAAACTTCTCCGTAGTGTTTTCAATGactattaaaaattttgttttatattGAGAGTAATAGCAGGGCGATAAAACAATTGTTAAAAACCTGCAAGTGAGTAACATTGAGAGAGAAAGATGTACTCAAAATTTGTATAGCTCGAAGGTACTGACACTTGTTTGAATAAAATGAGACTATGCAGGAAATGTGTCTCGTGTTTAACTTAGAACATTCTCTGAAATACCAacagaaagggggaaaaaactagagccataatttcaataatgagtTGCAAAGCTCATGTTATTTTCATGACCAAGAAGAGGTCTCTTCTGATTGGCTGAGAACTTTCACCAATTCCAGCGATAGGCTGTGCCCAAAATTTTGTCATTCATTATAGATGGTAgatggttttgttttttttttttttttaaacgtagaaaaaattagaaaaatcgaagtacaaaactttaaaaacctaTTCTTGAGGCTCATTTCAATAAATTAGTGGATAATGATAGTTAGCACTCCTATGGTCTTAATCGAGATATCCTTCTATGGAGATCCTCAAAAACATGGACAGTGGCAAGATGCACAACTATGTAGTTACTTCCTGAAAAATGTCCaatattttgagaatttcagtatagatatttatttttcattccagGTGAGAGCACGGGTGGCACTAAGTCTCCATTCATTTCTTTAAGAGAGTCCcaggagttgattttttaagtttttcgaaCTCTTCCTCATTAAGGTATTAACGTTCTTCCCAATGACAAGCTGAAAATTTTACGCCTGGTCAATGCTAGAATTGGAGAGAAAAAACATACACTTATCCACTCGTTTAAAACAATCAGTAATCAGTAGCAATCAGTCTTGAAAACCAAACTAACAATATGTTAAAAACCAACAACTTACATGGAGATCATGACTTTCAAAACACTCCAGACTTTGCCTCATAAGCAATATAATTACAGGGAACCACAGAAACTTGACTGCAGTCATTTTCATGGTGCAGGGTCCCTTTAACATGAGAATAGAGCGGACGGGAGAAGTTGTCATACAAACTGCGCGATCAATTTATTAGTGTTGTTGTTAAACGCTCCATTGATTAATGGCTTGTTCACAACAAACCGATCATAGAACTGGTTTTGATAATCTATATGATTGTGGTTTGTTGAAGAGAAAGGTAGAATTGTCCGTTTCTTTTCTGCTTCCCGTGCGTCATACTTGGCCTGAGGGAAAAAACAAGTGTGATAATTCGGAGTAATACAAGTTTTGAGATATTAACATGGAATGTAGAGCATTGCTTATGAGTTTGGTTACctcaaattttccttttttcccctaaaaaaaggCAAGGTTCACTCAATTTAAGTGAAAAACAAACAAGAGAAGGAAACAATATTGGTGCTGGGTTAGGCTTGTGTTATTATTTTAACAGTCTCAAATCCTGTTCCTTACCCTCAATGTTAAATACTTTAAAACATCAGAAGTACTCATACTTATCTCCTACACTTATTTCTACAATATTTCTTCCAAACAGCACATGATATTTAggacaaattattttcttccccttcctcctcttccttttttccttctccgCTTTATTTTTGTCCTAGCCTTTCCATTTTGTCTTTTAGGTAACCCCCTCTTGACAGCTCCAGGTGCAACTGCTCTTCTATTTAGCTACAGGGTACCATGGCCTGCTGATTAAGACCCTTGAAGAGAAGAAATCCCGAAAATACTTCGTCAAAGCTTTGTTGCTTTATTATTCCGTTATCAAAAAAAGGTTAGAGATAAAATTCTTAAAGGTTAAAGAAATCactcaaaagtttgaaaaaaaaaacataaaatgaagTATGCTTACCTTATTGTAAAGAAGAACCCCTAATATTGCAAGAGCCATGCCGAAAATATTGGTGCCCGTGACAGGGTTACCAAGAATGAGCAGTGACATGGCTATAATAAAAATTCGTTTGGAAGCACTAGCAACTGCGTAAGTTAGTGATGTGACCATTGACATTACGCTGAATGCCAAAATGTTCTGGAGCCAGCTTAGTACACCATCAGCAAAGAGTAACATGATGATGTGATAACCTTCTCCAGTTACCTTTTAACAAAAAAAGTACAGTCATTCacttaaaaagaataaaaatcaataaaattttacggaaagaAGAATTTTTGTCTTCCAAAAAGTAAACAGCTTTTTCTTATCATTGAAGCGGCCTAAGTATTTGATCAATCTGGCAAATGGAGTAGTTTGGATTTGTTGCAACACTCATGTATCAGTAAGAAAACCTAAAGGTTTTTTAgacatgacaaaaaaaaactcaaaagggggttaatggatattttcaaaaaatggtttaatattttaatattcaatAGCCGTTGCAAAGCACAAAAGATTAAAATAtaccagaaaaaaaatcaagaaagaaaGTGCAACACAGGTACATACCAAGATCGAGTTTCGGAAAACTTCTCTGAAGTCAAAATAAAACCAAACAGGCGTGAAAAGAATAAGAGCGAGTCTTCCTAATATGTGTAATAACCTGAGATGATGGACACCTGTGTCATGTAAGACCTATAAAACAAAGAACAGgtacaaaatatttaaagaagagaaaaatgtaaaagctCTAAAATTAGAAAGATAAAATGATATAACTGAAGGACCACTGTTTTCAGAGGTGCAGAAAGTTTTTTGTCTTCACATATTATAAAGCTGCCTATACACTTCTGTCCACATTAGACTACTTTTGCCTAAGTTTCCCTTattagtatttttattttctttcttttcatttattacaaataatacgttcaatttcaatcatttcttcAGTTCTACTTGTCACTAAgtacttatatttttttctgtatgATTTAGATAAgcatttattttgattaattattaattgattAATATTTGTGCCCTGTGGTTCATATTATCTTGGGGACAAATATTCTCTAGTGTCAATTTTACTTATATTGTCCGCATAATTAAAATCGCATGTGTCTGCAGATAACCCGCACCTTTTCCTTTTTATGCTCGATTTTTATGCTCGAAAATCAAGGTGCGGGTTATCTGCGAAACTCACGGACATTGCATACCTATCAGGCGCTGTTTGACGATGCGAGCGAAACAGACCATTGTGGGCGCGTATGGGTaacatgggaatttttttttttttacctctcaaAATCTTGGGTGTGGGTTATCTGCGGGTGTAAACGGTACTCAAAAAAAGTTTGATACATGATGAAACTGAGCCGTTTTCCACTTCactcaagattttaaaaaaattaaatatttcatgaagcATTTTCTTACCTTTTTGGAATAGATATTTTGAAGAGTATGCTGAAGGGTGGCAGCCAATGCACACACAAGCCCCATCAAATCAAAGGAGAGCTCAGTGGCAGTAGCAATTGCGACACCTGTTATGATTGGTACCAAGGATAgataaacctatgaaaaataaataaaacaattgtAAAGCCAgagattataaaaaaaaatatacttaatacTTCCACAGATAAGTAATTAAAATTCATATGGttcgaaaaacaaaataatactGTATTCCAAataatactgtaaaaattgtaaaaaacaaATAGATTAAGTACCTCTGAGACTTTTGAAATAGATACAATTTACAGTGAAATTGTatgcttcaatttgaagtaGTAAACCTTTGCTTACTCAAACTCACTGTTCTAATCTCAGTATTTCGCCTTTGTGGCTTCCGCCACTAACATTAATACATTGGATGGTGTACCAAtacaaaagaaatttttgtagggagtctaattttatttcttccaGCTTTTCTATATACATATATTCCCATCCTCTACTCCTCATTTAGGTACTGCAAGAGATACTTACTGGTAAAGTCTGTTTTTCTCCAAGAATGACTCTTGACAAAATGACGGAGAAGAGGGGCATTGTGgcttttactggaaaaaaatagaagaaaatcttTTATGAAGAGTCGGTGACAAAGATAATCATTGGTGTCTGGGTTGAGTAAAAACTGGCTATTAAATTAAAAGCACATTTTATCATAGACAATATTTTAGCTACCCTTCTAAACAATGCATGTTGTTGTGATGGCAAACCAGGGGTGCAAAGACTTCCCTGCCAGGCAATCGACCTGATCATGTGCCGGTCTtgtgaaatttgcaaaatcaggaaaaacagGCAATTCctcaagaaaaagaaacaaaacaaggGAAGCCCCATGCTAATTACGACATTTCAGCAACTCCGATGAGTCCGATTTTTTCGGTACCtcccaagtttttttctctttttcttggtCTCTTGAGAGAAGCCATCATGAATTTTAATGGGAAAAGTTGATTGGATTTGGGAGAAGGCTTGGATCTTCCTTCATCCCTATGGCGAATTTGTAAAGAGGACAACTGTAGACAGTGAGTTACGACAGATTAATTGGATTCTAACATACAATGGCAGCCAAtagagatttaaaaaaacaccaAGTAGGCTTTAAATAAACTAATGCCTCTACATACAACAACACTGGAGACGTGCTGATAAGTAATTGTCATGAATTATACATAGTGCAATATGTTCTTCTAATAATGTACAATATGATCAATTATGTTGTGTAGCTGTCATCAGCAAATAGAGGATCTAGAGGACAAATTGACTTGAATATAAAGCAAAACCGACTTCTTCTTACTCACCCGTATGTGCATACGATACAGGAACTTTGAGGATGCTAACGTGTGTGAACACAGATGCAATGAATTTTCCTAGGGCTAGGGGTACGATTAATTTTAAGTAATACTTCCAGCTAATATCTACAAACTTTCTAACACCCCACATATTGAAAAATGGTCCAGAATAAGCTGTTATGGACAGCAGTTGGACCATGGTCATCGTCATCGGATATGGGAATTCATTGAGTAACATCTTGCCGACAACATTGTTGCTTGAGCTTACAAAATACCACAatagacacaagaaaaaaactgttaacaCTTCTCGCGATACAACCCTATCAGCCATGCTGGCATCTGAAATTCAGAACCAGTATGAGCTGAGACTGAGAACTTCTGTCAAAACCGAATACTTCAATCCATGAGAGTAGTTGTCAAAATCCCACTGCTTAGATAACCTCAACTTTCTCACACAGTTGTCGGATGCACGTCATTCTTATGATTTTAAGGCGATAAAATAATAAGTTGATTTAAGTTGACAAATTCAATTATAaagtctttcaaaattttaaatctcgAGTAATAAAACttcattcattaatttttttacaacaaaatgaAATTAACATATGACTCTACGTGAAATTGGCAACGGCGCATTCTATTTAACCACGTTGgcatcaaaacaaatttttttgtaGGTCACGAAAAATCCTGTAGAGATCAGCACGTACACCCAAAACTTCATAATTTTGgcggggaattttgaaaaaatgagagacACGTCGATGGCGAAATCGATCTGTATTTTCATTTGACCAGATGAAGTGACTTAATTAGTTGATAATATTTtaacaattaattggaaatccTACACAACAAGTGAAGGTTGGTGTAGGCTGTTATTGAACCAAGGCTTCTTAGGACATAACATTTAGAAACGCTACCTATGACTGTCAAAGCTTCGTGGAAAACACTGTTCCATTcgtcagaaataaaaaaaaaaaaatgctgacaGTTAAAGTCAacagaaatttcagaaaagtctaAATCCAAAAAACTCTTCTCTTTGTTAAACAGTCATGATTCTTTTCAATGGTTTGGTATTTCAATACTCATGATTCGATGGATTTCATTAATTTGGGTTATAAAAAGTTTTGcagtaattaattaaaaaagaaacagcTTGATTAAtgatataaatttaaaaaaaaattcttcagatgCTTGCacgaagaaaatattcattaaatggacaaaattcaaaaaatttaaagataatttttttattttaaaaagaacaaggacataaaaaattatgctacagtaaaaaa contains:
- the LOC109037110 gene encoding solute carrier family 35 member E1 homolog encodes the protein MADRVVSREVLTVFFLCLLWYFVSSSNNVVGKMLLNEFPYPMTMTMVQLLSITAYSGPFFNMWGVRKFVDISWKYYLKLIVPLALGKFIASVFTHVSILKVPVSYAHTVKATMPLFSVILSRVILGEKQTLPVYLSLVPIITGVAIATATELSFDLMGLVCALAATLQHTLQNIYSKKVLHDTGVHHLRLLHILGRLALILFTPVWFYFDFREVFRNSILVTGEGYHIIMLLFADGVLSWLQNILAFSVMSMVTSLTYAVASASKRIFIIAMSLLILGNPVTGTNIFGMALAILGVLLYNKAKYDAREAEKKRTILPFSSTNHNHIDYQNQFYDRFVVNKPLINGAFNNNTNKLIAQFV